The genomic region GCAGAAGGGCGGCGTGCTGGTGACCGGTGATATCAGCACCGAGGACGCCGAGGACCTCATCGCCACCGACCCCTATCAGGTGGCCGGACTCGTGAGCTACGAGCGCGTCGGCTTCAATGCCGGTTTCCGCGCGCCAGGTCTGTAGATCCGCGCGATCATGTATCCGCGGGACTAAACCCGCGCCGACGACCGTTGAACTAGGTCGCAGGGCCCGCTGCTGCGCCCGATTCCGTTACCTTCGCTAAGCTTTTTGGTGGGGGTTTGAATTGCAACACGATATGAAGAGGCAGTTAGAGCTATGACCACGACCGTTACCGCCTACGCCGCGACGTCGGCCACCGAACCACTCACCAAGACCACCATCGAGCGCCGTGATGTCGGCCCGCACGATGTCGCGTTCGACATTGCGTTCGCGGGCATCTGCCACTCCGACCTGCACACCGTGCGCGAGGAGTGGGGCAACGTGACGTTCCCGCTGGTACCGGGCCACGAGATCGCGGGCGTCGTCACCGAGGTCGGCTCGGAGGTGACCAAGTACAAGGTCGGCGACCGCGTCGGCGTCGGCTGTTTCGTCGACTCCTGTCGCGAGTGCGACAACTGCCGCGCCGGTGAGGAGCAGTACTGCACCAAACCGGGCATGGTCGGCACCTACAACGGCAAGGGCCGCGACGGCAAGCCC from Mycolicibacterium sp. YH-1 harbors:
- a CDS encoding YciI family protein, yielding MFHVLTLTYVQPLDVVDQTRPAHLEWITREVAAGRLILAGRQESQKGGVLVTGDISTEDAEDLIATDPYQVAGLVSYERVGFNAGFRAPGL